The following are encoded in a window of Pseudomonas graminis genomic DNA:
- the argS gene encoding arginine--tRNA ligase, giving the protein MKDTIRQLIQQALSQLVTDGVLPEGLTPAIQVENAKDKKNGDFASNIAMMLAKPAGLKPRDLAEKIVAALPADEQITRVDIAGPGFLNFFQNTQALASRLDEALADATLSVRKNGAAQRVVVDLSAPNLAKEMHVGHLRSTIIGDGVASVLEFLGDTVIRQNHVGDWGTQFGMLLAYLQETPATSDALADLENFYRAAKGRFDESEEFAERARGLVVKLQAGDAECLSLWTRFKDISLSHCQEVYERLNVKLTPKDVMGESAYNDDLANVVADLKKAGLLVESNGAQCVFLEEFKTAEGTPLPVIVQKAGGGYLYATTDLAAIRYRSNVLKADRALYFVDQRQALHFQQVFEVARRAGFVTNGMQMEHMGFGTMNGADGRPFKTRDGGTVKLVDLLDEAEERAYTLVKEKNPDVAEDELRSIAKAVGISAVKYADLSKHRASDYSFNFDQMLSFEGNTAPYLLYAYTRVAGVFRKLEEKGESFNASEGRIILDAAQEQDLAARLAQFGETVNTVADKGTPHVLCAYLYDLAGLFSSFYENCPILAAENPEQQQSRLRLAALTGRTLKQGLQLLGLDTLERM; this is encoded by the coding sequence ATGAAAGACACCATTCGCCAGCTGATTCAACAAGCTCTGAGCCAACTCGTCACCGATGGCGTCTTGCCGGAAGGGCTGACGCCGGCGATTCAGGTGGAGAACGCCAAGGACAAGAAAAACGGCGACTTCGCCAGCAATATCGCCATGATGCTGGCCAAGCCTGCCGGCTTGAAACCACGCGATCTGGCCGAGAAAATCGTCGCCGCATTGCCCGCCGACGAGCAGATTACCCGGGTCGACATCGCCGGCCCCGGTTTCCTGAATTTTTTCCAGAACACCCAGGCCCTGGCTTCGCGCCTCGACGAAGCCCTCGCCGACGCGACCCTGTCCGTGCGCAAGAACGGCGCTGCTCAACGCGTTGTGGTTGACCTGTCCGCGCCGAACCTGGCGAAAGAGATGCACGTTGGCCATTTGCGTTCGACCATCATTGGCGACGGCGTGGCCAGCGTTCTTGAGTTCCTTGGCGACACCGTGATCCGTCAGAACCACGTCGGCGACTGGGGCACTCAGTTCGGCATGCTGCTGGCCTACCTGCAGGAAACCCCGGCGACCAGCGACGCGCTGGCTGACCTCGAAAACTTCTACCGCGCCGCCAAGGGCCGTTTCGACGAGTCGGAAGAATTCGCCGAGCGCGCTCGTGGCCTGGTGGTCAAGCTGCAAGCGGGCGACGCCGAATGCCTGAGCCTGTGGACGCGCTTCAAAGACATCTCCCTGTCCCACTGTCAGGAAGTGTACGAGCGCCTGAACGTCAAGCTCACGCCGAAGGACGTCATGGGCGAAAGTGCCTACAACGACGACCTCGCCAATGTGGTCGCTGATTTGAAAAAAGCCGGTCTGCTGGTCGAGAGCAACGGCGCGCAGTGTGTGTTTCTTGAAGAATTCAAAACCGCTGAAGGCACGCCGCTGCCGGTGATCGTACAAAAGGCCGGCGGCGGTTATCTCTATGCCACCACCGACCTCGCCGCCATTCGCTACCGCAGCAACGTACTGAAAGCCGATCGCGCGCTGTATTTCGTCGATCAGCGTCAGGCGCTGCACTTCCAGCAGGTCTTCGAAGTGGCGCGCCGCGCAGGCTTCGTTACCAACGGCATGCAGATGGAGCACATGGGCTTCGGCACCATGAACGGCGCCGATGGCCGTCCGTTCAAGACCCGCGATGGCGGCACGGTCAAGCTGGTCGATCTGCTCGACGAAGCTGAAGAACGCGCCTACACGCTGGTCAAAGAGAAAAACCCGGACGTCGCCGAAGACGAGTTGCGCTCGATCGCCAAGGCCGTGGGCATCAGCGCGGTGAAATACGCGGACCTGTCCAAGCATCGCGCCAGCGACTACAGCTTCAACTTCGACCAGATGCTCAGCTTCGAAGGCAACACTGCGCCTTATCTGCTGTACGCCTACACCCGTGTGGCCGGCGTATTCCGCAAGCTCGAAGAAAAGGGCGAAAGCTTCAACGCGAGCGAGGGCCGAATCATCCTGGACGCCGCCCAGGAGCAAGACCTGGCCGCGCGCCTGGCGCAGTTCGGCGAGACCGTGAACACCGTTGCCGACAAGGGCACACCTCACGTGCTCTGCGCGTATCTGTATGACCTCGCCGGCCTGTTCTCCAGTTTCTACGAGAACTGCCCGATCCTGGCGGCGGAAAACCCTGAACAACAGCAAAGCCGTCTGCGCCTCGCCGCCCTGACCGGTCGCACCCTCAAGCAAGGCCTGCAGTTGCTGGGTCTGGACACTCTGGAGCGTATGTAA
- a CDS encoding primosomal protein N' — translation MPDAILRLALPSPLRRLFDYLAPAGVARSALQPGMRLRVPFGRREMIGVLVEVVDHSDVPADKLKPAIAVLDAEPPLPPALFKLCLWTAQYYQHSLGDTLSWALPVLLRQGEPAEARQERFWHAAPDASVDDPRIARAPKQKEALRTLAQHPHGVAHQLLSKLMLNRDSLNLLLAKGLVTVEVRGHGPVERHEHWLAQPELPLNIEQRAAYEAIRSGFGSFHASLLAGVTGSGKTEVYLQLIRETLEAGKQALVLIPEINLGPQTLARFEQRFNARIALLHSAVNDRDRLDAWLAARDGEADIIIGTRSALFTPMKNPGLIIIDEEHDGSYKQQEGLRYHARDLALVRAHQEDIPIVLGSATPSLESLHNAHTGRYALLRLNQRAGGAQQPRFLRLDVKSRPLDSGISGPMQQAIGQTLAAGQQVLVFLNRRGFAPTLLCHDCGWLSECPRCDARMTVHQRSGELRCHHCGHVERVPRNCPACGKVDLRPVGAGTERAEERLAILFPDYPVLRVDRDSTSRKDAMNQLFATIQKGQPCILVGTQMLAKGHHFPRVTLVSILDADGGLFSGDFRASERMAQLIVQVAGRAGRAEEPGKVIIQTHLADHPLLIQLTEQGYFAFAEQALSERRAAGLPPFSHLALLRAEAHKPGQAEGFLDEACTEAERLLKDLALGGIELLGPVPAPMERRAGRYRAQLLVQANARAPLHKLLATWLLTLENMPSGRQVRWSLDVDPVDLY, via the coding sequence GTGCCCGACGCCATCTTGCGCCTCGCCCTGCCCTCGCCGCTGCGTCGCCTGTTCGACTACCTTGCCCCCGCAGGTGTGGCGCGCAGTGCGTTGCAACCGGGGATGCGCCTGCGCGTGCCGTTCGGTCGTCGGGAAATGATTGGCGTGCTGGTGGAAGTCGTCGATCACAGTGACGTGCCGGCCGACAAGCTCAAGCCGGCCATTGCCGTGCTGGATGCCGAACCGCCGCTGCCGCCCGCACTGTTCAAGCTGTGCCTGTGGACGGCCCAGTATTACCAGCACAGCCTGGGCGACACCCTGAGTTGGGCGTTGCCGGTGTTGCTGCGTCAGGGCGAACCGGCGGAAGCGCGGCAGGAGCGGTTCTGGCACGCAGCCCCGGACGCGAGCGTCGATGACCCGCGCATCGCCCGGGCGCCTAAACAAAAGGAAGCGCTGCGCACGCTGGCCCAGCACCCCCATGGCGTGGCTCACCAGTTGCTGAGCAAGCTGATGCTCAACCGGGACAGCCTGAATCTGTTGCTCGCCAAAGGACTGGTGACCGTCGAGGTGCGCGGTCATGGGCCGGTTGAGCGACACGAGCACTGGCTGGCGCAGCCGGAATTGCCGCTCAACATCGAGCAACGGGCTGCCTATGAAGCCATTCGGTCGGGTTTCGGCAGTTTCCACGCTTCACTGCTGGCGGGGGTCACCGGCAGCGGCAAGACCGAAGTGTATCTGCAGCTCATCCGCGAAACGCTGGAAGCGGGCAAGCAGGCGCTGGTGTTGATTCCGGAAATCAATTTGGGGCCGCAGACCCTCGCGCGCTTCGAGCAGCGTTTCAACGCGCGCATTGCGCTGCTGCATTCGGCGGTCAACGACCGCGACCGGCTGGACGCCTGGCTGGCAGCACGCGATGGCGAAGCCGACATCATCATCGGTACCCGTTCGGCGCTGTTCACCCCGATGAAAAACCCGGGGCTGATCATCATCGACGAGGAGCACGACGGCTCCTATAAACAGCAGGAGGGTCTGCGCTATCACGCCCGGGACCTGGCGCTGGTGAGGGCGCATCAGGAGGACATCCCGATCGTGCTCGGCTCAGCGACGCCTTCGCTGGAAAGCCTGCACAACGCCCACACCGGTCGGTATGCGCTCCTGCGTCTGAATCAGCGCGCGGGTGGCGCTCAGCAACCGCGCTTCCTGCGGCTGGATGTGAAAAGTCGCCCCCTCGACAGCGGCATTTCAGGCCCCATGCAGCAAGCCATCGGCCAGACCCTGGCGGCGGGCCAGCAAGTGCTGGTGTTCCTCAATCGACGCGGCTTTGCCCCTACGCTGCTGTGTCACGACTGTGGCTGGTTGTCGGAATGCCCCCGCTGCGACGCGCGCATGACCGTTCACCAGCGCTCGGGCGAGCTGCGCTGTCACCACTGCGGCCATGTCGAGCGGGTGCCGCGCAATTGCCCGGCGTGTGGCAAGGTCGATCTGCGCCCGGTGGGTGCAGGGACCGAACGAGCCGAGGAGCGGCTGGCGATTCTGTTTCCCGACTACCCGGTGCTGCGCGTCGATCGCGACAGTACCTCGCGCAAGGACGCGATGAATCAGCTGTTCGCAACCATACAGAAAGGGCAGCCGTGCATTCTGGTGGGCACACAGATGCTCGCCAAAGGGCATCACTTCCCGCGCGTGACGCTGGTGTCGATTCTCGATGCCGATGGCGGGTTGTTTTCCGGTGACTTCCGCGCCAGCGAGCGCATGGCGCAATTGATTGTGCAGGTCGCAGGCAGAGCCGGGCGCGCCGAAGAGCCGGGCAAGGTGATCATCCAAACCCACCTGGCCGACCATCCTTTATTGATTCAACTGACCGAACAGGGTTATTTCGCCTTTGCCGAGCAGGCGCTGAGTGAGCGTCGCGCCGCCGGGCTGCCGCCGTTCTCGCACTTGGCACTGCTGCGCGCCGAAGCGCACAAGCCGGGTCAGGCCGAGGGATTTCTCGACGAAGCCTGCACCGAAGCCGAGCGCCTGTTGAAGGACCTGGCCCTGGGCGGCATCGAGCTGTTGGGCCCGGTTCCGGCGCCGATGGAGCGACGCGCCGGACGCTATCGCGCTCAGTTGCTGGTCCAGGCCAACGCCCGCGCGCCGCTGCACAAGCTGCTCGCGACCTGGCTGCTGACACTGGAAAACATGCCCAGCGGGCGCCAGGTCAGATGGTCGCTGGACGTGGATCCGGTGGACCTTTATTGA
- the rpmE gene encoding 50S ribosomal protein L31, giving the protein MKADIHPVYEAIDATCSCGNVIKTRSTLAKPLSLDVCNECHPFYTGKQKTLDVGGRVDKFKSRFGAFGPTKAPAAE; this is encoded by the coding sequence ATGAAAGCTGATATCCATCCAGTTTACGAAGCCATTGACGCAACCTGCAGCTGCGGCAATGTCATCAAAACCCGTTCCACACTGGCCAAGCCTCTGAGCCTGGACGTGTGCAACGAGTGCCACCCGTTCTACACCGGCAAGCAAAAAACTCTGGACGTCGGCGGTCGTGTCGACAAGTTCAAGTCGCGTTTCGGTGCATTCGGTCCTACCAAAGCTCCTGCTGCAGAGTAA
- a CDS encoding thermonuclease family protein encodes MGFSRLLKKASLAGAFFMSAIWLSTAQALCPAPPSLPLVQVQRVVDGDTVRLSDGRSVRMIGLNTPETGKKGQSAQPFAEAAKRRLQALVDASGGQVRLRVGEEPTDHYGRTLANVYGHDGANLEAQLLAEGLGYLVAVAPNVALVSCQQAAEKSARQAGLGLWRNSPVQPAAQINAGGFALVSGRVTSVQRNGGGLWIEIGDALVLRIAPKLLGQFDTAALQRLKGQRIEARGWVVDRSRRGGLKSGQPRWMMSITHPAMLDTLNK; translated from the coding sequence ATGGGTTTCTCCAGGCTGCTTAAGAAGGCGTCCCTCGCGGGCGCCTTTTTTATGTCCGCGATTTGGCTTTCGACGGCTCAGGCCTTGTGCCCTGCGCCGCCGTCTCTGCCTCTGGTTCAGGTACAGCGAGTGGTGGATGGCGACACGGTGCGCCTGAGCGATGGTCGCAGCGTTCGCATGATTGGCCTGAATACGCCAGAAACCGGCAAAAAGGGTCAGTCCGCCCAGCCGTTTGCCGAAGCGGCCAAGCGTCGATTGCAGGCGTTGGTGGATGCCAGTGGCGGGCAGGTCAGGCTGCGCGTCGGTGAAGAGCCGACCGATCACTACGGTCGCACCCTCGCCAACGTCTATGGCCACGATGGCGCCAACCTTGAAGCGCAACTGCTGGCGGAAGGCCTTGGCTATCTGGTTGCGGTCGCACCAAACGTTGCGCTGGTGAGCTGTCAGCAGGCTGCCGAGAAGTCGGCTCGTCAGGCGGGCCTTGGCTTGTGGCGCAATTCGCCGGTTCAGCCGGCGGCGCAGATCAACGCCGGCGGGTTCGCGTTGGTCAGTGGGCGCGTGACCAGCGTGCAGCGCAATGGCGGTGGTCTGTGGATCGAAATCGGCGACGCGCTGGTGTTGCGCATTGCGCCCAAGCTGCTCGGCCAGTTCGACACTGCCGCGCTGCAGCGCTTGAAGGGTCAGCGAATCGAAGCCCGTGGCTGGGTGGTTGATCGTTCGCGTCGGGGCGGTCTGAAATCAGGCCAACCGCGCTGGATGATGTCGATTACTCACCCTGCAATGTTGGATACATTAAATAAATAA